In Populus nigra chromosome 1, ddPopNigr1.1, whole genome shotgun sequence, one genomic interval encodes:
- the LOC133693862 gene encoding probable glycosyltransferase At5g03795 produces MKMKKPPKLQLKRLLGMLVLAVLLSSSCIALFGFHKHHASLAVTSLVAPQSTTFYPIQNHHHNHNHNRQNLSLNAPQQAATLFPPPQTNTVDSVLETGPYHNWELFAADFQEMMRHLKIFVYPDTFNRSSPFANIFLPHENPLNNPKLGNYFSEHMFKVSLLHSPLLTATPEKAHFFFLPFSINDLRNDPRVHSEAKISQFVAQYTSSISTSFRFWNASGGADHFYVCCHSVGREAPSRHHGLRNNAIQLTCCSSYFQRFYLSHKDVGLPQVWPRTDQTALNPPHARHRLVYFAGRVQNSQVRQQLVNLWGNDTQFDIFDGNPTFPYEEGFKRSKFCLHVKGYEVNTARVSDAIHYGCIPVIISNYYDLPFANVLDWSKFSVVINQRDIAFLKTKLLSIKREMYLRMYHHLCKVRRHFVWHTTPRGYDSFYMTAYQLWLRRSTLRLSY; encoded by the exons ATGAAGATGAAAAAGCCACCTAAACTGCAGCTGAAGCGATTACTGGGAATGCTTGTGTTAGCAGTGTTACTGTCCTCTTCTTGCATTGCTCTTTTTGGGTTTCACAAACACCACGCTTCCCTTGCAGTAACATCCCTTGTTGCCCCACAAAGCACCACCTTCTATCCAATCCAAAACCACcaccacaaccacaaccacaaccgtCAAAACCTATCTCTAAATGCCCCACAACAGGCGGCTACCCTTTTTCCGCCACCACAAACGAATACCGTGGACTCCGTATTGGAAACAGGGCCATATCATAATTGGGAACTGTTTGCTGCTGATTTTCAAGAAATGATGCGGCATCTAAAGATCTTTGTGTACCCTGATACCTTCAACAGGAGCAGCCCTTTTGCTAATATTTTCCTACCCCATGAGAACCCACTGAACAATCCAAAATTGGGTAATTACTTCAGTGAACACATGTTCAAGGTGTCCCTGCTTCACAGTCCGCTGCTTACTGCAACCCCAGAGAAAGCCCATTTCTTTTTCCTCCCATTTTCAATAAACGACCTTAGAAATGACCCTCGAGTTCACTCCGAAGCAAAAATCTCACAATTTGTTGCCCAATACACGAGTAGCATTAGCACCAGCTTCAGGTTTTGGAATGCTTCAGGAGGTGCTGATCATTTCTATGTTTGTTGCCATTCTGTTGGGAGAGAGGCTCCCTCCAGGCATCATGGTTTGCGTAACAATGCCATTCAGCTTACTTGTTGTTCTAGTTACTTTCAAAGATTCTATCTTTCCCACAAAGATGTGGGGCTCCCTCAAGTTTGGCCTCGCACGGATCAGACTGCCTTGAATCCCCCACATGCCAG GCATAGACTTGTCTACTTTGCTGGACGCGTCCAAAATTCTCAAGTCCGGCAGCAGCTGGTAAATTTGTGGGGAAATGATACTCAATTTGACATATTTGATGGGAACCCCACATTCCCTTATGAAGAAGGGTTTAAGAGGAGTAAATTCTGCCTCCATGTTAAAGGTTATGAAGTGAACACCGCAAGGGTTAGTGATGCCATACACTACGGGTGCATTCCagttataatttcaaattattacgACCTTCCATTTGCTAATGTCTTGGACTGGAGCAAGTTTTCCGTTGTCATAAATCAACGAGATATTGctttcttgaaaacaaaattgttgTCTATAAAAAGAGAGATGTACCTGAGAATGTATCATCATCTCTGCAAAGTTAGGAGGCACTTTGTTTGGCATACAACGCCAAGGGGCTATGATTCCTTTTATATGACTGCTTATCAGTTATGGTTAAGGAGAAGCACTCTCCGtttatcatattaa